In the Flavobacterium pallidum genome, one interval contains:
- the gldE gene encoding gliding motility-associated protein GldE: protein MDPEPPGLAHFDTNLLLGFAGIFVLLFCTAIVSGAEVAFFSLSQNDLDDASAKNPDRARLIAKLLEKPKKLLATLVVANNFINIGVVILFSYIGHSLFDAIASKALKFVVDVVFVTFLILLFGEVLPKVYANRNNVKFALWIARPVFVLDKLLSPISLPMRSVTIYLQEKLGKQKSNFSVDQLSQALELTSSEETSTEEQKILEGIVSFGNTDTKQVMSPRIDIFALEIEASFSEVLSKITEKGFSRIPVYRDNIDQIEGVLFVKDIIPHIDAKDFDWTALLRKPFFVPENKKLDNLLKDFQSMKSHLAIVVDEYGGTSGLVSLEDIIEEIVGDISDEFDDENINYSQIDEKNFLFEGKIYLKDFYRIVDVDEEIFEERKGEAETLAGLILEILGNFPKKGQKIHCGSYLFTIESVDKKRIRQVKVTLE, encoded by the coding sequence TTGGACCCCGAACCCCCCGGTTTAGCACATTTTGACACCAATCTTTTATTGGGTTTCGCAGGAATTTTCGTCCTGCTATTCTGCACGGCAATAGTTTCCGGCGCTGAAGTCGCTTTTTTCTCACTGTCACAAAATGATCTTGATGATGCGTCAGCCAAAAATCCCGACAGGGCACGGCTGATTGCAAAGCTTCTGGAAAAACCGAAGAAATTGCTTGCGACATTGGTTGTCGCGAATAATTTCATCAATATCGGGGTAGTCATTTTGTTTTCATATATCGGACACAGTTTGTTTGATGCCATTGCGTCGAAAGCGCTGAAATTTGTCGTGGATGTGGTTTTCGTGACGTTCCTGATTTTGCTTTTCGGTGAAGTGTTGCCTAAAGTGTATGCGAACCGTAACAATGTGAAATTTGCGTTGTGGATTGCGCGCCCGGTATTTGTTTTGGATAAATTGCTGTCGCCGATCAGTTTGCCGATGCGTTCGGTGACCATATATTTGCAGGAAAAATTAGGCAAGCAGAAATCTAATTTTTCGGTAGACCAATTGTCACAGGCCCTGGAATTGACTTCATCTGAAGAAACTTCAACAGAAGAGCAGAAAATCCTTGAAGGCATCGTTTCTTTCGGAAATACGGACACAAAGCAGGTAATGAGCCCGAGAATTGATATTTTTGCTTTGGAAATTGAAGCGTCATTTTCAGAAGTGCTTTCGAAGATTACAGAAAAAGGCTTTTCGCGGATTCCGGTGTATCGCGACAATATTGACCAGATAGAAGGCGTTTTGTTCGTGAAAGACATCATTCCGCATATTGACGCGAAGGATTTTGACTGGACGGCGTTGCTGAGAAAACCTTTTTTCGTGCCCGAAAATAAGAAGCTCGACAACCTGCTGAAGGATTTTCAAAGCATGAAAAGCCATTTGGCCATTGTGGTGGATGAATATGGCGGCACTTCAGGACTGGTGTCTTTAGAAGATATTATTGAGGAAATCGTGGGCGATATCAGCGATGAATTTGATGATGAGAATATCAACTATTCGCAGATCGACGAAAAGAATTTCCTTTTTGAGGGCAAGATCTACCTGAAGGATTTTTACCGCATCGTGGACGTTGATGAGGAAATTTTTGAAGAGCGAAAAGGCGAAGCGGAGACTTTGGCGGGATTGATATTGGAAATTTTAGGGAATTTCCCGAAGAAAGGACAGAAAATCCATTGCGGAAGTTATTTGTTTACGATCGAATCGGTGGACAAGAAACGGATACGGCAGGTGAAAGTGACGCTGGAATAA